The Dethiosulfovibrio peptidovorans DSM 11002 nucleotide sequence CTTTCTTATGGCACTTATAGCCAACAGAAGTCCCTTAAAGGTTTTTTCTAAACCAAATTCCCTAGACATCTTTATCGCACGTCTCCCAACAGCCCATAGGTAAAACAGGTGCCCTAGTATGGGATGGTTTTCCGAAGCAACTTTCATTGTCAAATATCTATTGTAGAAAGTCGCTGCTGCTCTATCCACACCCCACAGTCTGTCACCGACAGCGGAGCGATGAACTATGTAGCCACCCTCTGCTATATATAATGGTTTTCCATATCGACGAAAAACTCTATGGGAAAATTCAATATCCTCGAATATGGCATACGACCCAAAGGTCTCAAGCTTCTCGTTGAATTTCATGGAATCAAAGACTTTTTTACGAAAAGCCATAGAACAGCCACTCAACCACTCTGCTGGTCCCGCAGGAGCGGACATACTCCTGCCGGATCCGGACAGGGAGACCTTCCGTCTTTTTCTATAGCCCAGAGCTCTCAGAGCCCTTCCCTTGAGGCTATCGTCCCTCTTCTGAAAGGAGCCGTCT carries:
- a CDS encoding glycosyltransferase family 2 protein, translating into MISVVIATKNRPEALRDISLPSLLLQDYSDFEVILWDASTDDLSCLVAKSFAERFKSRGIDLRYFKAPRVGSASQRNDSVRVVKGSIIFFIDDDSDVSPDGIGGLKECMDRHPESMGFGLTVYQVSRDGSFQKRDDSLKGRALRALGYRKRRKVSLSGSGRSMSAPAGPAEWLSGCSMAFRKKVFDSMKFNEKLETFGSYAIFEDIEFSHRVFRRYGKPLYIAEGGYIVHRSAVGDRLWGVDRAAATFYNRYLTMKVASENHPILGHLFYLWAVGRRAIKMSREFGLEKTFKGLLLAISAIRKERANNRRRNL